The following DNA comes from Desulfuromonadales bacterium.
GACGAAGGCGAGGGGATTGCCCCGGAGCAACTGCCGCACCTGACCGACCCCTTCTTCACCACCAAGCGCGAAACCGGCGGCACCGGTCTCGGGCTTTCCGTTTCCGCCGGCATTGTCAAGGAGCACGGCGGCTCGCTCGCTTTCTGTTCCGCCGTCGGCGCCGGGATGACCGTGACTCTGACGCTGCCCGTCAGCCAGGAGAAGACGCCTGCATGAAGACCCCCCTATTCCCCTCCTTCGGTATCCTGCTGGTCGACGATGAGCCGGCCTGGCTGCGCAGCCTGAGCATGACCCTGGAGGGCCCCGGCGGCCTCAGCAACCTCCATCAGTGCCAGGACAGCCGCCAGGTCATGCAGATTCTCGCCGGCGGCGGGATCGGCCTGGTGCTGCTCGATCTGACCATGCCGAATCTCTCCGGGGAGGAACTGCTCGGACGCATCGTCGAGGAGCATCCCGACATCGCCGTCATCGTGGTGAGCGGCATGAACCAGGTCGAGACGGCGGTGCGCTGCGTCAAGAAGGGGGCCTTCGACTATTTCGTCAAGACCGTCGAAGAGGACCGCCTGGTCGACGGGGTGCAGCGGGCCGTGCGCCTGCTCGAACTGCAGCGGGAAAACCGGGCCATGCGCCGCCGCCTGCTCTACGACCGGCTCGAGCACCCGGAGGTCTTCGCCGGCATCGTTACCGCCGACAAGGGGATGCGCTCGGTCTTCCAGTACGTCGAGGCGATCGCCGACAGTCCGCAACCGGTGCTGATCACCGGCGAGAGCGGCACCGGCAAGGAACTGGTCGCCCGGGCCCTGCACGCCCTGAGCCGGCCCGGACAGCCGCTGGTGGCGGTCAACGTCGCCGGTCTCGACGACAACGTTTTCGCCGACACCCTGTTCGGCCACGCCCGCGGCGCCTTCACCGGCGCTGACACCCCCCGCCGCGGAATGATCGAGGCGGCCGGCGGCGGCACCCTGTTTCTCGATGAAATCGGCGACCTGAGCCTCGCCTCCCAGGTCAAGCTGCTGCGCCTGCTGCAGGAAGGAGAATATTTCCCGTTAGGCGCCGACCAGCCGCGACAGAGCCGGGCGCGTATCGTCGTCGCTACCCACCAGGAGCTGGCCGCCCGGCAGGCCGCCGGCAGCTTCCGCAAGGATCTCTACTTCCGCCTGCGCACCCATCACCTGCATCTGCCGGCGCTGCGCGAACGCAAGGAAGACATCCCCCTGCTGCTCGACCATTTCCTCGAGGCGGCCGCCGGCGAGCTCGGCAAAAAAAAGCCGACGCCGCCGCCGGAGCTTGCGCTGCTTCTCTCTACCTGCAGTTTTCCCGGCAACATCCGGGAACTGCGGGCGATGGTTTTCGATGCGGTCAGCTCCCACCAGGGACGGGTCCTTTCCATGGAGAGCTTCCGCCGGACCATCGGCGAGGCGCCGGCCGTCGTCCTGGCCGCTCAGCCGGCCAGAGCGAATCCCTTCGCCGCCGTGGCCGACCTGCCTACCCTGAGCAGCGCGGTGGACCTGCTGGTCGAAGAAGCCCTGCGCCGCGCCCGGGGAAATCAGACCCTTGCCTCCCGCCTGCTCGGCATCTCCCAGCCCGCCCTGAGCAAGCGGCTCAAGGTCGGCAAACGATAACGTCCCCCGCCATTCTCCGCATTTCAGCCTTGTTGGGGTTTG
Coding sequences within:
- a CDS encoding sigma-54 dependent transcriptional regulator, translated to MKTPLFPSFGILLVDDEPAWLRSLSMTLEGPGGLSNLHQCQDSRQVMQILAGGGIGLVLLDLTMPNLSGEELLGRIVEEHPDIAVIVVSGMNQVETAVRCVKKGAFDYFVKTVEEDRLVDGVQRAVRLLELQRENRAMRRRLLYDRLEHPEVFAGIVTADKGMRSVFQYVEAIADSPQPVLITGESGTGKELVARALHALSRPGQPLVAVNVAGLDDNVFADTLFGHARGAFTGADTPRRGMIEAAGGGTLFLDEIGDLSLASQVKLLRLLQEGEYFPLGADQPRQSRARIVVATHQELAARQAAGSFRKDLYFRLRTHHLHLPALRERKEDIPLLLDHFLEAAAGELGKKKPTPPPELALLLSTCSFPGNIRELRAMVFDAVSSHQGRVLSMESFRRTIGEAPAVVLAAQPARANPFAAVADLPTLSSAVDLLVEEALRRARGNQTLASRLLGISQPALSKRLKVGKR